The genomic stretch CTTCTCGGCCCAAGAGCAAATTCCAAGCCTTTCCCGCACCTGCTCTCCCCGCATCACGACGTGCTCACTTGGCGAACATCCCGAAAACGTACCCGGTGCCCATGGCGAAGAGGCACACCAGGGCGATATAAGTCAGGGCCTTCTTCGGCCCCATGATCCGGATGAGCACGATCATGCTGGGGAGGGAGAGAGCGGGCCCCGCCAGCATGAGGGCCAGGGCCGGGCCCTTACCCATGCCCAGGTCCAGCAGGCCACGCACGATGGGCACCTCGGTGAGGGTGGCGAAGTACATCAGGGCCCCGGATACCGAGGCGATGGCGTTGCCCCCGATGGTGTTGCCGCCCACGTAACGGGAGATGACGTCGGGCGGGATGAGCTCCTTGACCACGCCCACCAGGAAGACACCCAGCAGTAGCACGGGGAGAATCAACTTCACCATGCGCCAGGTCTCCAGGAACCAGGTCTTTATCTCCTCGCGGGTGAACCAGCGGCGCACCAGGTAAATGAGCAGGGCCACCAGGAGCACCTCTCCCGCGTACTTGAATATAGTGGCCATCTTCGCCGTCCCGTAGACCAGGATGGCGATGAGCACCCCGAAGAAGGCCAGGTTCTGGCGGCCGGGGCGCACGCGGCTGCCGTCGTCGTAGGCGAAGACCCCTGCGGCCTCCGCTTCCTGCACGCGCCGCTCCTCCTCCTTGTGGAAGATCGCCGCCATGATCAGGCCGATGACGAAAGCGAAACCCACCGCCCCGATGATTCGGGCCACGCCCAGGTCATAACCCAGAAGATGGATGGAATAGGTCATGGCCAGGATGTTGATGGCCGGCGAGGAGTAGAGGAAGGCCACGGCTGGTCCCAGGCCGGCGCCCTTCTCCCGGATGCCGGTGAAGAGCGGAAGCACGGTGCAGGAACACACGGCCAGGATGGCCCCGGAGACGGAGGCCACGGAATAAGAGAGCACCTTGTTGGTGCGGGGGCCGAAATATTTCATCACCGCCGCCGTGTTCAGGAAGGCGGCGATGGCCCCGGCGATGAAGAAGGCGGGCACCAGGCAGAAAAGGGTATGCTGGGCCACGTACTCGTAGAGGGTCTTGAGGCCCTCCAGCATGAGCCCGCCGAAGGTCATTTCCATCACTTCCTTTGTGCTTCATCCGCTCTTCCGAGAGGACGAACGGGTATCGTGCTTCAAGGTCCCGTTTCCTCGCGACTTGTTGCGCGAGCCACCTCCAACAACCCCGGGGTTCGCCCTTCCTGCCCGGTCAACGGCCCCGCCTCAAGCCCCCCGATCCGCAGGGAAGGAGTAGGCCCGCTTCAGCCCTTGAGCCAGCTCTCTATCTCCTTCTTGGAGGGGACCTTTCCCTTGGAGACCACCTTGCCGTCGATCACCACTCCCGGGGTGGTGAGAACGTTGTACTTCATGATCTCTGCCATCTCGGTGACCTCCTCCACGGTGGCCTCCAGGCCGAGCTCGGAGATCACCTCCCTGATGGCCTCCTTGGTGGCGATGCACTTCTTGCAACCGGGTCCCAGTACCTTGATCTCCATGCTCCCACCTCCGTTCTACAATCCGAGTTCCCTCAACTTCTCCAACTTCTCCTCCATACCCGCCTCCAGGAGAGGGGGGCAATCCTCGACGCACCTCTCCCCCTCCACCAGCTGGGCGGCGAAGGCCATGCAGGTAGGCACCCCACACTTCCCGCAGTTGGTGCGGGGGAGGTGGCGCAGGATATCCAGCAACTTGGGCGGCACGCGCATGGTGTGATCGGGGGTTATCTCCTCCCTCCGCTCCCAGATCTGGTTTATGCGTTCCACGGCCTTCCTCGCTGTCCTCTCCGCGTGGGCACGGTCCTTGAGGTTGTTGATGCTGATGACGTTATCCCGCAGGGCGTACTTGTGGGCGCCCTCCCGCCACACGATGGTGGGGACCTTGGGGTCGTAGAAGGCGTTCCTGGCCACCGCGTTGACGTAGGGCATCACCGGCGCCAGGTCGGCGTCTGTCTTCACCCGGGCCACCCACA from Actinomycetota bacterium encodes the following:
- a CDS encoding (Fe-S)-binding protein, whose translation is MIKDYELELFSPPCDPGSPVWVARVKTDADLAPVMPYVNAVARNAFYDPKVPTIVWREGAHKYALRDNVISINNLKDRAHAERTARKAVERINQIWERREEITPDHTMRVPPKLLDILRHLPRTNCGKCGVPTCMAFAAQLVEGERCVEDCPPLLEAGMEEKLEKLRELGL
- a CDS encoding permease; this encodes MEMTFGGLMLEGLKTLYEYVAQHTLFCLVPAFFIAGAIAAFLNTAAVMKYFGPRTNKVLSYSVASVSGAILAVCSCTVLPLFTGIREKGAGLGPAVAFLYSSPAINILAMTYSIHLLGYDLGVARIIGAVGFAFVIGLIMAAIFHKEEERRVQEAEAAGVFAYDDGSRVRPGRQNLAFFGVLIAILVYGTAKMATIFKYAGEVLLVALLIYLVRRWFTREEIKTWFLETWRMVKLILPVLLLGVFLVGVVKELIPPDVISRYVGGNTIGGNAIASVSGALMYFATLTEVPIVRGLLDLGMGKGPALALMLAGPALSLPSMIVLIRIMGPKKALTYIALVCLFAMGTGYVFGMFAK
- a CDS encoding thioredoxin family protein, with protein sequence MEIKVLGPGCKKCIATKEAIREVISELGLEATVEEVTEMAEIMKYNVLTTPGVVIDGKVVSKGKVPSKKEIESWLKG